One Cicer arietinum cultivar CDC Frontier isolate Library 1 chromosome 8, Cicar.CDCFrontier_v2.0, whole genome shotgun sequence DNA segment encodes these proteins:
- the LOC101514118 gene encoding uncharacterized protein isoform X1: MTYEITTSSEIDNEFDEFNSSKRPKMTSKVWEEMQRIQTTDGSKVLCKYCGKLLQDNCGTSHLKRHLVICPKRPKPVGVITQDSMSSQYLRESGLSKALMVRPLKVEPQSQVVCFSQPPNHQASTVTIASIDNASNPIRELNPKTSSTILLPSIESPRKQEELPLDDVEMKAFYASLDAEASFTSTSQDTTVIAESFNAAPCEETSKALKTLQDLLSKEFSVLLQTEQCGTMKSTVEYFSKLSAVNGISTEMRLLILEVSREFTRWSCDYNDASKKIESANSNFVKADKLEESLEANKNEFKDVVSLENELFNQLTTLEQKKKELEEQIDAIKANISVFQSAKITATKRKREVFEEAKTLKAQRDELREQVPHLKEEREVAKKMQESIQVEWSKLGEKFNKSLNGVNSEDLDAKSSIQTCQ, translated from the exons ATGACATATGAAATTACAACGAGCAGTGAGATAGATAATGAATTTGACGAATTTAACAGTTCGAAGCGACCAAAAATGACATCTAAAGTATGGGAAGAAATGCAGCGCATTCAAACAACTGACGGTAGTAAAGTTCTATGCAAATACTGTGGAAAACTGTTGCAAGATAACTGTGGAACTTCTCATTTGAAGCGGCATTTAGTCATATGCCCCAAGCGTCCGAAACCAGTGGGTGTTATTACTCAAGATTCAATGTCTTCACAATATCTCCGAG AATCTGGATTAAGCAAAGCGCTTATGGTTCGCCCATTAAAGGTCGAACCTCAATCCCAAGTTGTGTGTTTTTCTCAGCCTCCAAATCATCAAGCTTCAACTGTTACTATTGCATCGATCGATAATGCATCCAATCCCATTAGAGAACTAAATCCCAAAACCAGTTCCACTATATTACTGCCTAGCATCGAATCTCCCCGTAAACAAGAGGAACTACCTCTGGATGATGTAGAAATGAAAGCATTTTATGCTTCTCTCGATGCCGAGGCCTCATTTACGTCAACATCCCAAGATACTACAGTTATTGCTGAATCATTCAACGCTGCGCCTTGTGAAGAAACCAGCAAAGCATTGAAAACACTGCAAGATCTTCTCTCCAAAGAGTTCTCAGTTTTATTGCAGACTGAACAGTGCGGTACCATGAAATCTACAGTAGAATACTTTTCCAAGTTGTCTGCAGTCAACGGAATCTCGACGGAAATGAGGTTGTTGATATTAGAAGTTTCTCGAGAATTCACTCGCTGGAGTTGCGACTACAACGATGCTAGTAAGAAAATAGAGTCTGCAAACTCCAACTTTGTGAAAGCCGATAAACTTGAAGAAAGTCTTGAAGCAAACAAGAACGAGTTCAAGGACGTTGTGTCGTTAGAAAATGAGTTGTTCAACCAGCTGACAACTTTGGAGCAAAAAAAGAAAGAGCTAGAAGAGCAAATAGATGCAATCAAAGCTAACATATCTGTGTTTCAATCGGCCAAGATCACGGCTACAAAGAGAAAAAGAGAAGTTTTCGAAGAAGCTAAGACTCTTAAAGCACAAAGAGATGAGTTGAGGGAGCAAGTTCCTCACTTGAAGGAAGAGAGGGAAGTGGCCAAGAAAATGCAAGAAAGTATTCAAGTTGAATGGTCAAAGCTAGGagaaaaatttaacaaaagctTAAATGGGGTAAATTCTGAAGACTTGGATGCTAAATCTTCCATTCAGACTTGTCAATAA
- the LOC101514118 gene encoding uncharacterized protein isoform X2, with protein MTYEITTSSEIDNEFDEFNSSKRPKMTSKVWEEMQRIQTTDGSKVLCKYCGKLLQDNCGTSHLKRHLVICPKRPKPVGVITQDSMSSQYLRGTYSTKESGLSKALMVRPLKVEPQSQVVCFSQPPNHQASTVTIASIDNASNPIRELNPKTSSTILLPSIESPRKQEELPLDDVEMKAFYASLDAEASFTSTSQDTTVIAESFNAAPCEETSKALKTLQDLLSKEFSVLLQTEQCGTMKSTVEYFSKLSAVNGISTEMRLLILEVSREFTRWSCDYNDASKKIESANSNFVKADKLEESLEANKNEFKDVVSLENELFNQLTTLEQKKKELEEQIDAIKANISVFQSAKITATKRKREVFEEAKTLKAQRDELREQVPHLKEEREVAKKMQESIQVEWSKLGEKFNKSLNGVNSEDLDAKSSIQTCQ; from the exons ATGACATATGAAATTACAACGAGCAGTGAGATAGATAATGAATTTGACGAATTTAACAGTTCGAAGCGACCAAAAATGACATCTAAAGTATGGGAAGAAATGCAGCGCATTCAAACAACTGACGGTAGTAAAGTTCTATGCAAATACTGTGGAAAACTGTTGCAAGATAACTGTGGAACTTCTCATTTGAAGCGGCATTTAGTCATATGCCCCAAGCGTCCGAAACCAGTGGGTGTTATTACTCAAGATTCAATGTCTTCACAATATCTCCGAGGTACCTATAGTACCAAAG AATCTGGATTAAGCAAAGCGCTTATGGTTCGCCCATTAAAGGTCGAACCTCAATCCCAAGTTGTGTGTTTTTCTCAGCCTCCAAATCATCAAGCTTCAACTGTTACTATTGCATCGATCGATAATGCATCCAATCCCATTAGAGAACTAAATCCCAAAACCAGTTCCACTATATTACTGCCTAGCATCGAATCTCCCCGTAAACAAGAGGAACTACCTCTGGATGATGTAGAAATGAAAGCATTTTATGCTTCTCTCGATGCCGAGGCCTCATTTACGTCAACATCCCAAGATACTACAGTTATTGCTGAATCATTCAACGCTGCGCCTTGTGAAGAAACCAGCAAAGCATTGAAAACACTGCAAGATCTTCTCTCCAAAGAGTTCTCAGTTTTATTGCAGACTGAACAGTGCGGTACCATGAAATCTACAGTAGAATACTTTTCCAAGTTGTCTGCAGTCAACGGAATCTCGACGGAAATGAGGTTGTTGATATTAGAAGTTTCTCGAGAATTCACTCGCTGGAGTTGCGACTACAACGATGCTAGTAAGAAAATAGAGTCTGCAAACTCCAACTTTGTGAAAGCCGATAAACTTGAAGAAAGTCTTGAAGCAAACAAGAACGAGTTCAAGGACGTTGTGTCGTTAGAAAATGAGTTGTTCAACCAGCTGACAACTTTGGAGCAAAAAAAGAAAGAGCTAGAAGAGCAAATAGATGCAATCAAAGCTAACATATCTGTGTTTCAATCGGCCAAGATCACGGCTACAAAGAGAAAAAGAGAAGTTTTCGAAGAAGCTAAGACTCTTAAAGCACAAAGAGATGAGTTGAGGGAGCAAGTTCCTCACTTGAAGGAAGAGAGGGAAGTGGCCAAGAAAATGCAAGAAAGTATTCAAGTTGAATGGTCAAAGCTAGGagaaaaatttaacaaaagctTAAATGGGGTAAATTCTGAAGACTTGGATGCTAAATCTTCCATTCAGACTTGTCAATAA